In the genome of Tripterygium wilfordii isolate XIE 37 chromosome 19, ASM1340144v1, whole genome shotgun sequence, one region contains:
- the LOC119985848 gene encoding DEAD-box ATP-dependent RNA helicase 7-like isoform X1 gives MPSLAIEKKEENKMKKKVVLDTPEIDSATPKKKSEKDSKLMDTKGGEENDDSSKKKKSKGNKKRKALDIELENGFGEEKSETSSELGEPVNLKDDSKKKKKAKLEAEEVGEEGGKSENPNAVSKFRIAKPLREKLKEKGIESLFPIQATTFDMIVDGSDLVGRARTGQGKTLAFVLPILESLTNGLAKSSRKTGYGRAPSVLVLLPTRELASQVYADFELYGGTMGLMSCCLYGGASYHSQESKLKRGIDIVVGTPGRIKDHIERGNLDLSTLKFRVLDEADEMLRMGFVEDVELILGKVDDVSKVQTLLFSATLPSWVKDISSRFLKSTKKTIDLVGSEKMKASASVRHIVLPCSTSAIPQLIPDIIRCYSSGGRTIIFTERKESADQLAGLLPGARPLHGDIQQSTREVTLSGFRSGKFMTLVATNVAARGLDINDVQLIIQCEPPLDVEAYIHRSGRTGRAGNTGVAVMLYDSRRHNFSKIERESGVKFEHVSAPQPADIAKAVGEAAAESITQISDSVVPAFMSAAEDLLNTSGLSAVEILAKALAKAAGYTDIKSRSLLTSMENHITLLLEAGKPIYTPSFAYGVLRRFLPEEKVESIKGLTLTADGNGAVFDVATEDLDTFLTGQGNAANVSLEVLKALPRLQEREQSRGRFGGGRGGFVNRRGGGGGSRGGRGGGFADRNNRFSNNSGGRGGYKGGNKW, from the exons ATGCCTTCGTTAGCTatagagaagaaagaggagaaTAAGATGAAGAAAAAAGTAGTCTTGGATACCCCAGAAATTGACTCTGCAACTCCGAAAAAGAAGAGCGAGAAGGACTCAAAGCTCATGGACACCAAAGGAGGTGAAGAGAATGATGATAgctccaagaagaagaagagtaagGGGAACAAGAAGCGAAAAGCTTTGGACATCGAGCTAGAGAATGGGTTTGGAGAAGAAAAGAGCGAGACCAGCTCGGAGCTTGGTGAACCTGTGAATTTGAAGGATGAttctaagaagaagaagaaggcgaAATTGGAGGCGGAAGAGGTGGGCGAAGAGGGAGGAAAGAGCGAGAATCCTAATGCGGTGTCGAAGTTTCGTATCGCAAAGCCGTTGAGGGAAAAGCTGAAGGAGAAGGGGATTGAATCGTTGTTTCCGATTCAAGCCACGACTTTTGATATGATTGTAGACGGGTCGGACTTGGTGGGACGGGCACGTACGGGTCAG GGGAAGACACTTGCTTTTGTGTTACCTATCCTGGAGTCTTTAACAAATGGGTTAGCAAAATCGTCAAGGAAGACCGGATATGGTAGGGCACCAAGTGTTCTGGTGCTTTTACCAACGAGGGAATTGGCAAGCCAG GTGTATGCTGACTTTGAACTTTATGGTGGGACAATGGGTTTGATGTCATGCTGTTTATATGGAGGAGCATCATATCACTCTCAGGAGTCTAAACTCAAGAGAGGGATAGATATTGTTGTAGGAACACCAGGTCGAATAAAG GATCACATAGAGAGGGGCAATCTTGATTTGAGCACATTAAAGTTCAGGGTTCTTGATGAGGCTGATGAGATGTTGCGGATGGGTTTTGTTGAAGATGTTGAACTTATTCTTG GGAAAGTAGATGATGTAAGCAAAGTTCAGACACTTCTTTTCAGTGCCACCTTACCAAGCTGGGTAAAAGAT ATATCTTCGAGGTTTCTTaaatcaacaaagaaaactatAGATCTTGTGGGTAGTGAAAAAATGAAGGCCAGTGCCAGTGTCAGGCATATCGTTCTTCCCTGTAGCACTTCAGCAATACCTCAGCTTATTCCTGATATTATTCGTTGTTATAGCAG TGGAGGCCGTACAATTATTTTTACTGAAAGAAAGGAGTCTGCTGATCAACTTGCTGGGTTGTTACCTGGAGCACGACCTTTGCATGGGGATATCCAACAATCTACAAGAGAG GTCACTCTTTCTGGATTTAGATCAGGAAAGTTTATGACATTAGTGGCCACAAATGTTGCTGCTCGTGGACTGGATATCAATGATGTGCAGCTAATTATCCAG TGTGAGCCGCCGCTAGATGTAGAAGCTTATATACATCGATCTGGACGCACTGGAAGAGCAG GAAATACTGGAGTTGCTGTTATGCTCTATGACTCCAGAAGGCATAATTTTTCTAAGATAGAAAGAGAATCTGGTGTGAAGTTTGAGCATGTATCAGCTCCCCAGCCTGCTGATATTGCTAAAGCAGTTGGTGAAGCAGCAGCAGAATCAATAACTCAGATTTCTGATAG TGTGGTTCCTGCATTCATGTCTGCCGCGGAGGATTTACTAAATACCTCTGGTTTGTCGGCTGTAGAAATACTTGCAAAAGCACTTGCAAAGGCTGCA GGTTATACTGACATAAAGAGTAGATCACTCTTGACTTCTATGGAGAACCATATTACGCTACTCCTTGAAGCTGGAAAACCCATCTACACACCATC TTTTGCTTATGGTGTGCTGAGGAGATTTTTGCCCGAGGAGAAGGTCGAATCTATCAAGGGTTTAACTTTAACAGCTGATGGAAATGGTGCAGTATTTGATGTGGCTACAGAAGACTTGGATACTTTTCTTACTG GTCAGGGAAATGCGGCAAATGTGAGCTTGGAGGTGTTGAAGGCATTGCCTCGTCTACAAGAAAGAGAGCAATCAAGGGGAAGATTCGGTGGAGGTCGGGGTGGCTTTGTTAACCggagaggtggtggtggtgggagcAGAGGTGGCAGGGGAGGTGGTTTTGCTGATAGGAATAATAGGTTTTCAAACAACTCCGGTGGCAGAGGAGGTTACAAGGGTGGCAACAAATGGTGA
- the LOC119985848 gene encoding DEAD-box ATP-dependent RNA helicase 7-like isoform X2, with protein sequence MPSLAIEKKEENKMKKKVVLDTPEIDSATPKKKSEKDSKLMDTKGGEENDDSSKKKKSKGNKKRKALDIELENGFGEEKSETSSELGEPVNLKDDSKKKKKAKLEAEEVGEEGGKSENPNAVSKFRIAKPLREKLKEKGIESLFPIQATTFDMIVDGSDLVGRARTGQGKTLAFVLPILESLTNGLAKSSRKTGYGRAPSVLVLLPTRELASQVYADFELYGGTMGLMSCCLYGGASYHSQESKLKRGIDIVVGTPGRIKDHIERGNLDLSTLKFRVLDEADEMLRMGFVEDVELILGKVDDVSKVQTLLFSATLPSWVKDISSRFLKSTKKTIDLVGSEKMKASASVRHIVLPCSTSAIPQLIPDIIRCYSSGGRTIIFTERKESADQLAGLLPGARPLHGDIQQSTREVTLSGFRSGKFMTLVATNVAARGLDINDVQLIIQCEPPLDVEAYIHRSGRTGRAGNTGVAVMLYDSRRHNFSKIERESGVKFEHVSAPQPADIAKAVGEAAAESITQISDSVVPAFMSAAEDLLNTSGLSAVEILAKALAKAAGYTDIKSRSLLTSMENHITLLLEAGKPIYTPSCQPSVLVAEILNRENNTSWKYVAFLLADLSHMEAMNEEQCLRLNFVFVMFFI encoded by the exons ATGCCTTCGTTAGCTatagagaagaaagaggagaaTAAGATGAAGAAAAAAGTAGTCTTGGATACCCCAGAAATTGACTCTGCAACTCCGAAAAAGAAGAGCGAGAAGGACTCAAAGCTCATGGACACCAAAGGAGGTGAAGAGAATGATGATAgctccaagaagaagaagagtaagGGGAACAAGAAGCGAAAAGCTTTGGACATCGAGCTAGAGAATGGGTTTGGAGAAGAAAAGAGCGAGACCAGCTCGGAGCTTGGTGAACCTGTGAATTTGAAGGATGAttctaagaagaagaagaaggcgaAATTGGAGGCGGAAGAGGTGGGCGAAGAGGGAGGAAAGAGCGAGAATCCTAATGCGGTGTCGAAGTTTCGTATCGCAAAGCCGTTGAGGGAAAAGCTGAAGGAGAAGGGGATTGAATCGTTGTTTCCGATTCAAGCCACGACTTTTGATATGATTGTAGACGGGTCGGACTTGGTGGGACGGGCACGTACGGGTCAG GGGAAGACACTTGCTTTTGTGTTACCTATCCTGGAGTCTTTAACAAATGGGTTAGCAAAATCGTCAAGGAAGACCGGATATGGTAGGGCACCAAGTGTTCTGGTGCTTTTACCAACGAGGGAATTGGCAAGCCAG GTGTATGCTGACTTTGAACTTTATGGTGGGACAATGGGTTTGATGTCATGCTGTTTATATGGAGGAGCATCATATCACTCTCAGGAGTCTAAACTCAAGAGAGGGATAGATATTGTTGTAGGAACACCAGGTCGAATAAAG GATCACATAGAGAGGGGCAATCTTGATTTGAGCACATTAAAGTTCAGGGTTCTTGATGAGGCTGATGAGATGTTGCGGATGGGTTTTGTTGAAGATGTTGAACTTATTCTTG GGAAAGTAGATGATGTAAGCAAAGTTCAGACACTTCTTTTCAGTGCCACCTTACCAAGCTGGGTAAAAGAT ATATCTTCGAGGTTTCTTaaatcaacaaagaaaactatAGATCTTGTGGGTAGTGAAAAAATGAAGGCCAGTGCCAGTGTCAGGCATATCGTTCTTCCCTGTAGCACTTCAGCAATACCTCAGCTTATTCCTGATATTATTCGTTGTTATAGCAG TGGAGGCCGTACAATTATTTTTACTGAAAGAAAGGAGTCTGCTGATCAACTTGCTGGGTTGTTACCTGGAGCACGACCTTTGCATGGGGATATCCAACAATCTACAAGAGAG GTCACTCTTTCTGGATTTAGATCAGGAAAGTTTATGACATTAGTGGCCACAAATGTTGCTGCTCGTGGACTGGATATCAATGATGTGCAGCTAATTATCCAG TGTGAGCCGCCGCTAGATGTAGAAGCTTATATACATCGATCTGGACGCACTGGAAGAGCAG GAAATACTGGAGTTGCTGTTATGCTCTATGACTCCAGAAGGCATAATTTTTCTAAGATAGAAAGAGAATCTGGTGTGAAGTTTGAGCATGTATCAGCTCCCCAGCCTGCTGATATTGCTAAAGCAGTTGGTGAAGCAGCAGCAGAATCAATAACTCAGATTTCTGATAG TGTGGTTCCTGCATTCATGTCTGCCGCGGAGGATTTACTAAATACCTCTGGTTTGTCGGCTGTAGAAATACTTGCAAAAGCACTTGCAAAGGCTGCA GGTTATACTGACATAAAGAGTAGATCACTCTTGACTTCTATGGAGAACCATATTACGCTACTCCTTGAAGCTGGAAAACCCATCTACACACCATC CTGTCAGCCTTCTGTGCTTGTCGCTGAAATATTAAACAGGGAAAACAATACTTCGTGGAAGTATGTTGCCTTTTTGCTAGCAGATTTGTCACACATGGAAGCCATGAACGAGGAACAGTGTCTTCgcctaaattttgtttttgttatgttCTTTATATAG
- the LOC119985849 gene encoding bidirectional sugar transporter SWEET2-like has product MVVSGPSAALSICKDAAGIAGNVFAFGLFLSPIHTFRRVIRNCSTEQFSGLPYIYALLNCLICVWYGSPLISVDNVLVMTVNSIGAVFQLAYIILFIVYAERTKKLRMLGLLLAVFALFAIVVYGSLQITDRGMRWIFIGLLSCASLISMFASPLFIIKLVIRTESVEFMPFYLSLSTFLMSISFLLYGIFNLDVFIYVPNGIGTILGIVQLALYFHYKNKSREDCREPLMVSYI; this is encoded by the exons ATGGTCGTTTCTGGTCCATCAGCGGCCTTGTCAATTTGCAAGGATGCAGCAGGAATCGCCG GGAACGTCTTTGCTTTTGGGCTGTTTTTGTCACCTAT ACATACATTTAGGAGAGTGATTAGAAACTGTTCAACTGAACAGTTCTCGGGGctgccatatatatatgcactctTGAACTGTTTGATCTGCGTGTGGTATGGCTCACCCCTCATATCTGTTGATAATGTACTGGTTATGACGGTCAATTCAATCGGTGCAGTTTTTCAGTTGGCCTACATTATTCTATTCATTGTATATGCAGAGAGAACGAAAAAG TTGAGAATGCTTGGACTTCTTCTGGCAGTTTTTGCCTTATTTGCAATCGTAGTCTATGGGAGTCTGCAAATAACTGATAGAGGCATGAGGTGGATCTTTATTGGGTTATTGAGTTGCGCTTCTCTTATATCAATGTTTGCTTCTCCATTGTTCATAATT AAGTTGGTGATCCGCACTGAGAGTGTTGAATTCATGCCATTTTATCTTTCGCTTTCCACTTTCTTGATGAGCATATCGTTCTTGCTATATGGGATATTTAATCTCGATGTCTTTATTTAT gTGCCAAATGGAATAGGAACTATTCTGGGGATTGTACAGTTGGCATTATACTTTCACTATAAAAACAAATCTAGAGAAGATTGCAGAGAGCCATTGATGGTCTCATACATTTAA